The Methanoplanus sp. FWC-SCC4 genome has a window encoding:
- the rpiA gene encoding ribose-5-phosphate isomerase RpiA: MSDDVVISKKNAGYYAADLVKDGMIIGLGTGSTVFYAMERLSVRIKEEGLNIKGVPTSFQTAMRARDYGIPLTTLDDYPKLDLAIDGADQIDPNLCMIKGRGAAQTRERCVAQAAEKFVVVADEGKLCDVLSAVVPVELIPFSFGLVVERLKELSGNPKVREGVKKDGPVITDNGCIEIDCDFGEIKDAKALQMEINNIPGVLSCGLFTEFGEKTVVVVGKTDGVKTL, encoded by the coding sequence ATGTCAGACGATGTAGTTATTTCTAAGAAAAATGCCGGATATTATGCGGCTGATTTGGTTAAAGACGGTATGATTATAGGTCTTGGTACAGGTTCCACTGTATTTTATGCAATGGAGCGGCTCTCTGTGAGAATAAAAGAAGAGGGTCTTAATATTAAAGGTGTTCCTACTTCTTTTCAGACCGCTATGCGTGCACGTGATTACGGGATACCTCTGACCACACTTGATGACTATCCAAAACTGGATCTTGCAATTGACGGGGCGGATCAGATTGATCCGAATCTGTGTATGATTAAGGGCAGAGGTGCAGCGCAGACACGCGAACGCTGTGTCGCACAGGCGGCGGAAAAGTTTGTTGTTGTTGCAGACGAAGGAAAACTCTGTGATGTTCTCTCTGCAGTCGTTCCTGTTGAGCTGATTCCGTTTTCTTTCGGGCTTGTTGTTGAAAGGCTAAAGGAGCTGTCAGGGAATCCAAAGGTGCGTGAAGGTGTCAAAAAGGATGGTCCTGTTATAACTGACAACGGGTGCATTGAAATTGACTGTGACTTTGGAGAGATAAAGGATGCAAAAGCGCTTCAGATGGAGATCAATAATATTCCCGGAGTACTTAGCTGCGGACTTTTTACGGAATTTGGAGAAAAAACAGTTGTGGTTGTAGGTAAAACAGATGGGGTTAAAACCCTATGA
- a CDS encoding acetate--CoA ligase family protein — MPVPKYGIVKSPEDAGIVAEEIGFPVVMKIVSPQILHKSDAGGVIVGVNDVDEAKEAYLQILSNVGKCMPEAEIEGVIVEEMAKPGVELIIGGNTDPAFGKTITFGIGGTLVEFLKDVSLRILPLSEDDVREMIHEINSYKLISGYRGSVSKDEESLVKIIMNVCRAFEENEELREFDINPLRLYESGACAVDTAFIFSDKHTEFSNGKEEVPVEYFDPKSIAVIGASETPGKMGYAVMHKLSTFPGKLYPVNPKRDVIMCFKTYASILDIEDNVDMAVITVPSALVPGVMEECGKKGVKVAVVITAGFKEMNEEGKRLEEEMVSIAKKYGTRIVGPNCLGLISPHKGYDTTYVQRSPTPGNIAFLSQSGAIVNAVVDWSLSHNVGFSVVVSVGNQSDLDFFDYLRWAEADPNTEAIIMYIEEINNGKAFMDIVSRISLTKPVVAIKSGSSERGRAAAASHTGSLAGSYEVYVEAFREAGVLNVTNLEDAFLAAEFLSHAKHYPKGKRAIVVTNAGGFAVLSTDYAERYGIEIVDLPADVIEEMDKFLPEFWNKGNPIDLLGDADGARFAKTFSVLAKHDDLWDICIVIGFPNLVLTSERFAKQIMMLSEATEKRVVSVLIGGAEMNGGREILRENKVPPFEELETAFRVIGRTLQSKFRVKGPGLL, encoded by the coding sequence ATCCCCGTCCCAAAATACGGGATCGTAAAATCCCCAGAGGATGCCGGTATTGTAGCTGAGGAAATCGGATTTCCTGTTGTAATGAAGATTGTATCTCCGCAGATTCTCCACAAAAGTGATGCGGGCGGCGTCATTGTAGGTGTAAATGATGTTGACGAGGCAAAGGAGGCATATCTGCAGATTTTATCAAATGTTGGTAAATGCATGCCTGAAGCGGAGATTGAAGGTGTCATTGTTGAAGAGATGGCCAAACCTGGTGTTGAGCTTATCATTGGAGGCAATACTGATCCGGCTTTTGGAAAAACAATTACCTTTGGTATAGGCGGTACGCTTGTCGAATTCTTAAAAGATGTTTCACTCCGTATTCTTCCGCTTTCAGAGGATGATGTCCGTGAAATGATTCATGAGATTAATTCATACAAGCTTATCTCAGGATACCGTGGTTCAGTATCAAAGGATGAGGAATCACTTGTAAAAATCATAATGAATGTATGCCGTGCCTTTGAGGAAAATGAGGAACTAAGAGAATTTGACATCAACCCTCTGCGTTTGTATGAGTCCGGCGCATGTGCAGTTGATACAGCATTCATTTTCAGCGACAAACACACAGAATTTTCAAACGGGAAGGAAGAGGTTCCGGTAGAATACTTTGATCCAAAGTCAATCGCGGTAATAGGTGCATCAGAGACGCCCGGGAAAATGGGATATGCCGTAATGCACAAGCTTTCAACCTTCCCCGGAAAGCTCTACCCTGTAAATCCGAAAAGGGATGTCATTATGTGCTTTAAGACTTATGCAAGCATTCTTGACATCGAAGACAATGTAGACATGGCAGTAATTACTGTTCCTTCAGCACTTGTGCCCGGAGTTATGGAAGAGTGCGGGAAGAAGGGTGTAAAGGTAGCTGTCGTAATCACCGCCGGCTTTAAGGAGATGAACGAGGAAGGAAAGCGTCTTGAGGAAGAGATGGTTTCAATTGCCAAAAAGTACGGCACCCGTATTGTCGGTCCAAATTGTCTTGGACTTATCAGTCCTCACAAGGGATATGACACAACCTATGTTCAGAGATCTCCAACTCCCGGAAATATTGCATTCCTTTCCCAGAGCGGTGCAATTGTAAACGCCGTTGTTGACTGGAGTCTTTCACACAACGTAGGTTTCTCTGTTGTGGTTTCGGTAGGAAACCAGTCTGATCTTGATTTCTTTGATTATCTCCGCTGGGCTGAAGCTGATCCCAACACTGAAGCCATTATCATGTATATCGAAGAGATCAACAATGGAAAGGCTTTCATGGACATTGTATCAAGGATATCCCTGACAAAGCCTGTAGTTGCAATTAAGTCAGGTTCATCCGAGCGTGGACGTGCGGCAGCCGCATCCCACACAGGATCACTTGCAGGCAGCTATGAGGTATACGTTGAGGCATTCAGAGAGGCCGGAGTTTTGAATGTTACAAATCTTGAAGATGCTTTCCTTGCAGCAGAGTTCCTCTCACATGCAAAACACTATCCGAAAGGCAAGCGTGCAATTGTCGTAACCAACGCAGGCGGTTTTGCAGTACTTTCAACAGACTATGCAGAAAGGTATGGTATTGAGATTGTTGATCTGCCGGCTGATGTTATTGAGGAGATGGATAAATTCCTGCCTGAATTCTGGAACAAAGGAAACCCGATTGATCTTTTGGGAGATGCTGACGGTGCAAGGTTTGCAAAGACCTTCAGTGTTCTTGCAAAGCACGATGATCTCTGGGATATCTGTATTGTAATCGGTTTCCCGAACCTCGTTTTAACTTCCGAACGCTTTGCAAAACAGATTATGATGCTTTCCGAAGCAACGGAAAAGCGTGTCGTATCAGTTTTAATAGGCGGTGCGGAGATGAACGGTGGAAGAGAGATATTGAGGGAAAACAAAGTTCCTCCGTTTGAAGAGCTTGAGACAGCATTTCGTGTAATCGGAAGAACACTCCAGAGCAAGTTCCGCGTAAAAGGTCCGGGACTTCTCTAA
- a CDS encoding dihydrofolate reductase family protein, translated as MATEKIRPHVMVMSEITVDGKLTLKKGASSKILMKYMDPATDILLHKTRAEYDAIMVGSNTIKIDNSFLTVRHVKGESPVRVIPNSMADIPLGSNVLGSDAPTIIAVCEKAPKERIEAIRAKGVDVVVAGKDSVDLPQLMEILVKDYAVSKLMVEGGPTLNYYMFQHRLVDEIRLIHLPFIVGGSDTPSLVGGMHIESEDEMFRLSLKNHYLCGTNLVTEYDVISGE; from the coding sequence ATGGCAACAGAAAAGATTAGACCACATGTTATGGTAATGTCAGAGATTACCGTCGACGGAAAACTGACACTAAAAAAAGGTGCTTCAAGCAAAATTCTGATGAAATACATGGATCCTGCAACAGATATCCTTCTTCACAAAACCCGTGCTGAATATGATGCGATAATGGTCGGCTCAAATACAATAAAAATAGATAATTCATTTCTGACCGTAAGGCATGTAAAAGGCGAGAGTCCTGTTCGGGTTATTCCAAACAGTATGGCGGACATCCCCCTTGGATCAAATGTCCTTGGCTCTGATGCACCTACAATTATTGCAGTGTGTGAAAAAGCTCCAAAAGAACGTATTGAGGCGATAAGGGCAAAAGGGGTTGATGTTGTTGTCGCCGGAAAAGATTCGGTCGATCTTCCGCAATTAATGGAAATCCTTGTAAAGGATTACGCAGTCTCAAAGCTGATGGTGGAAGGCGGCCCGACTCTGAATTATTATATGTTTCAGCACAGGCTTGTTGACGAAATCCGTCTTATTCATCTGCCGTTTATTGTCGGCGGGTCTGATACTCCGTCCCTTGTCGGCGGAATGCACATAGAATCCGAAGATGAGATGTTTCGCCTGTCTCTTAAAAACCACTATCTCTGCGGGACTAATCTTGTAACGGAATACGATGTAATCTCCGGAGAATGA
- a CDS encoding EF-Tu/IF-2/RF-3 family GTPase produces the protein MPNLNVAVVGVPEYAKEVGKKGTQSDIIFYNLKKGEDTVTMIEPSRYPERLPPLFYAASMADSAVLVVEGITPEFGETVVMLDCAGVEKGYVILRNYLDKSQVMPLIKGTVVENYEFVEDDPIFIREQLLLDAENKPRDVVDAPGVVSVDHHFNVKGIGTVVLGGVEAGTVHTHDMLKVLPTEKTAQVRSIQRHDTDCPDATVGDRVGLALKNITSEELDRGFVLTNNDQVLVSDRFTCTLDMVKYWQTPVVEGMVIHLGHWMQYISGKIESVDDSEDKRKPKVVISLEKEMVYISGDKAILHHLDAGKLRVVGTVKLE, from the coding sequence ATGCCAAATTTAAATGTAGCAGTTGTCGGAGTGCCCGAATATGCAAAAGAAGTGGGCAAGAAGGGCACCCAGTCTGATATAATATTTTATAACCTGAAAAAAGGCGAAGATACGGTTACAATGATTGAACCCTCAAGGTATCCTGAAAGGCTTCCGCCATTATTTTATGCAGCTTCCATGGCTGATTCGGCGGTTCTTGTCGTTGAAGGGATAACACCTGAATTTGGTGAGACTGTTGTAATGCTTGACTGTGCTGGAGTTGAGAAAGGATATGTAATTCTCAGGAACTACCTTGACAAATCACAGGTGATGCCTCTAATTAAGGGGACCGTTGTTGAAAACTACGAATTTGTTGAGGATGATCCAATCTTCATTCGTGAACAGCTTCTTTTGGATGCCGAAAACAAACCAAGGGATGTTGTTGACGCACCGGGTGTTGTTTCAGTCGATCACCACTTCAATGTAAAGGGTATCGGTACAGTTGTCCTTGGAGGAGTTGAGGCCGGTACTGTTCATACCCATGATATGCTAAAAGTTCTCCCTACCGAAAAAACCGCTCAGGTCAGGTCAATACAGAGGCATGACACAGACTGCCCTGATGCAACTGTCGGTGATCGTGTGGGTCTTGCATTAAAGAACATAACTTCAGAGGAGCTTGACAGGGGATTTGTACTCACAAACAATGACCAGGTTTTAGTCTCTGACAGATTCACATGCACTCTTGATATGGTGAAATACTGGCAGACTCCGGTTGTGGAAGGCATGGTCATTCATCTTGGACACTGGATGCAGTATATCTCGGGAAAAATCGAGTCTGTTGATGATTCAGAAGATAAAAGGAAGCCAAAAGTTGTAATCTCGCTTGAGAAAGAGATGGTTTACATCTCCGGTGACAAAGCAATTCTTCATCATCTCGATGCCGGGAAATTAAGGGTTGTCGGGACAGTAAAACTGGAATAA
- a CDS encoding histidine kinase N-terminal 7TM domain-containing protein, with amino-acid sequence MMPYFILLMITAAISVILSYLSLGKPKTAGSKPFSVLMLAVAIWSFAYGFGFEYLDSANMVIYSKISFFGIALSPVLWVWFVLEYTGRERYINGKLFSALLIIPAVTILIISSNDVYSLYYTYDSMVFPVQNGYGPWYYVHKAYSYLLIISGLFYLSKVYIESPDYYRPGILLVIVGAFLPLIGNFIYASGMIPGLFFDITPFFFLLTGVIVYTGVFRQNSPEIMPVVYGNLIKVMKDSVFVLDGSDTIVDVNPSGVLLTGKNRDLLVGQKIYCFFSFMHDLKNRYPGCDTIDDVAEFYHNGVFRCYSVSITPLFAGSSENNGRLLIIRDISENKISENALRSSEHKYRTLFNNIKDGVILHRISESGILGEIIDVNDFACSLFEMSKAELCKINGEQISGVIVYEHDLARLNRLLDTGYVSFETSFVRKDGLKLPVIVSSHIFSLGGEEIVLSLVRDISSQKEIQKREMSALLQIEKNIEQMSLLNDNIRNPLAVIVGLSSLDDTNHSRIIIEESHKIDEIVKKLDLGCLESEKIRQFLMKHYNFKLYCGDEPD; translated from the coding sequence ATGATGCCTTACTTTATATTGCTGATGATAACTGCTGCCATATCGGTAATATTGTCATATCTTTCCCTTGGTAAACCAAAGACGGCAGGTTCAAAGCCATTTTCTGTATTAATGCTTGCAGTTGCAATATGGTCTTTTGCGTACGGGTTTGGATTTGAGTATCTGGATTCTGCGAATATGGTAATTTATTCCAAAATCTCATTCTTTGGCATAGCACTTTCACCTGTATTGTGGGTATGGTTTGTTCTGGAATATACAGGCCGTGAAAGATACATTAACGGAAAATTATTTTCTGCTCTTTTGATAATCCCTGCAGTAACTATTCTGATTATAAGTTCAAATGATGTTTATTCGCTATATTATACATATGATTCAATGGTTTTCCCGGTGCAGAACGGTTACGGGCCATGGTATTACGTCCATAAGGCATACAGCTATCTGCTAATAATAAGCGGCCTGTTCTACCTATCAAAAGTTTATATCGAGTCTCCGGATTATTACCGTCCGGGTATACTGCTTGTTATAGTGGGTGCATTCCTGCCGCTTATTGGAAATTTCATTTATGCGTCAGGGATGATCCCGGGACTTTTCTTTGATATAACTCCGTTCTTTTTCCTTCTGACAGGTGTCATTGTCTATACTGGTGTTTTCAGACAGAATTCCCCTGAGATAATGCCTGTTGTTTACGGCAATCTGATAAAGGTAATGAAGGACAGTGTTTTTGTTCTGGATGGAAGTGATACAATTGTAGATGTAAATCCTTCCGGAGTTTTGCTTACGGGAAAAAACAGGGACTTACTCGTAGGTCAGAAAATATACTGTTTTTTTTCATTTATGCATGATCTAAAAAACAGGTATCCCGGGTGTGATACCATTGATGATGTGGCTGAATTTTATCATAATGGTGTTTTCAGGTGCTATTCAGTAAGTATAACCCCTCTGTTTGCCGGGTCTTCTGAAAATAACGGGAGGCTGTTAATAATCAGGGATATTTCAGAAAATAAAATTTCAGAAAATGCCCTTCGCTCCAGTGAGCATAAATACAGGACACTCTTCAACAATATCAAAGACGGGGTTATTCTTCACAGGATTAGTGAATCAGGAATTCTTGGTGAAATTATTGATGTCAATGATTTCGCATGCTCTCTTTTTGAAATGTCTAAGGCTGAACTCTGTAAAATTAATGGTGAACAGATCAGCGGAGTGATTGTTTATGAGCATGATCTGGCAAGGCTTAACAGACTTCTTGATACCGGCTATGTAAGTTTTGAAACCTCTTTTGTCCGAAAGGACGGGTTGAAATTACCTGTTATCGTAAGTTCACATATTTTTAGTCTTGGAGGTGAGGAGATTGTTTTGTCGCTTGTGAGGGATATCTCAAGCCAGAAGGAGATTCAAAAAAGGGAGATGTCTGCGCTTTTGCAGATTGAGAAAAATATTGAACAGATGTCGTTATTAAATGATAATATCAGAAATCCACTTGCAGTTATTGTCGGTCTGTCTTCGCTGGATGATACGAATCATTCGCGTATAATTATTGAAGAATCTCATAAAATCGATGAGATTGTTAAAAAACTTGATTTGGGTTGTCTTGAATCCGAGAAAATAAGGCAGTTTCTTATGAAGCACTACAATTTTAAGCTTTATTGCGGGGATGAACCTGATTAA
- the sppA gene encoding signal peptide peptidase SppA produces MSWLNGEIGRIEKKKLRRNGVKWFLLGFLFTVVLLIAISFMPYSNTQGVEVIRVDGTIVTGNFYTGEYTGSEWVGSQLRKAADDPLVDGIVLRVNSPGGSPAAAQEIIEDIEYAKKKKPVVVSMGDVATSAAYHISSHADRIFANPDTMTGSIGTIWTFYDVSKSLDKEGVSVSVVKSGEQKDLGSTFRALTDEEREYVQKIVDESFERFISDVIEQRGIDRKKIEEAQLIRGEDALKLGLVDEMGNLYSAIEYTKNFKKYKSGEIGAVSSNVTAESE; encoded by the coding sequence ATGTCATGGCTTAATGGGGAAATAGGCAGGATTGAGAAGAAAAAACTTCGCCGCAACGGAGTGAAATGGTTTCTTTTGGGATTCCTTTTTACAGTAGTGCTTCTTATTGCCATTTCCTTTATGCCATATTCCAATACACAGGGTGTTGAGGTTATCAGGGTGGACGGAACGATCGTCACCGGCAATTTTTACACCGGCGAGTACACCGGAAGCGAGTGGGTTGGAAGTCAGCTTAGAAAGGCAGCAGACGATCCTCTTGTGGATGGAATTGTTCTTCGCGTAAACAGTCCGGGTGGTTCTCCTGCAGCAGCGCAGGAGATTATAGAGGACATTGAGTATGCAAAAAAGAAAAAGCCTGTTGTTGTTTCAATGGGAGATGTCGCAACATCTGCCGCATATCATATAAGTTCCCACGCAGACCGGATATTTGCCAACCCTGACACCATGACAGGCAGTATCGGAACAATCTGGACATTCTATGACGTCAGCAAATCCCTTGACAAAGAAGGCGTTTCGGTATCGGTAGTGAAATCCGGAGAACAAAAGGATCTGGGATCGACATTCCGGGCTCTCACTGATGAAGAGAGAGAGTATGTACAGAAAATTGTTGATGAGAGTTTTGAGAGGTTTATTTCCGATGTTATTGAGCAGAGGGGGATAGACAGGAAAAAAATCGAGGAGGCCCAGCTTATTCGCGGTGAAGATGCACTAAAGCTTGGTCTTGTGGATGAAATGGGTAATCTTTATTCCGCAATTGAATATACAAAAAATTTTAAAAAATATAAATCCGGGGAAATTGGTGCTGTTTCTTCAAATGTTACAGCCGAATCCGAATAA
- the artA gene encoding archaeosortase A, translated as MEAVFVLLSAIAFFGYLAVPAGFKRYFASAGWIFIVVSLILDLPYYINVENNFLYPVMGILGIPFLAITIPEIMADNKITDYLSRGAAIAFLIYFPFGYIPAVGDFLISAVTSEVVWLIHALGLPVNQIAWNMMENDGFRVEIIMACTGIQSIAIMLGLAWCVPTTIKQKVLSFLVIAPVIYILNLFRNVFVVSAYSGQWFQYLPEIAANGEYGYESFFWSHNVMAELGALVFLIFLALILFAIIPSLGEFADGVITLYSKKVKDLGRGK; from the coding sequence ATGGAAGCGGTTTTTGTTCTCCTGTCAGCTATCGCATTTTTCGGATATCTGGCAGTCCCGGCAGGTTTTAAGAGGTATTTTGCCTCTGCCGGATGGATATTTATTGTAGTGTCCCTGATTTTGGATCTGCCATACTACATCAATGTTGAAAATAATTTTTTATATCCTGTTATGGGGATTTTGGGGATACCGTTTCTTGCAATTACAATCCCTGAGATAATGGCAGATAATAAAATAACCGATTATCTGAGTCGCGGGGCTGCAATTGCCTTTTTGATATATTTCCCGTTTGGCTATATTCCGGCAGTCGGTGATTTCCTGATTTCAGCAGTTACATCAGAGGTTGTCTGGTTAATTCATGCACTCGGTTTGCCGGTTAACCAGATCGCATGGAATATGATGGAAAATGACGGATTCAGGGTTGAGATCATTATGGCATGCACCGGAATACAGAGTATTGCGATAATGCTTGGTCTTGCCTGGTGCGTCCCGACCACCATAAAACAGAAAGTCCTCTCATTTCTCGTAATAGCTCCCGTAATCTACATTCTAAACCTTTTTCGGAATGTCTTTGTCGTCTCCGCATATTCCGGGCAGTGGTTTCAGTATCTGCCTGAAATTGCCGCAAACGGAGAATACGGCTATGAGAGTTTTTTCTGGTCACATAATGTGATGGCGGAACTTGGAGCGCTTGTATTTCTGATATTCCTGGCCCTTATTCTGTTTGCAATAATACCCAGTCTGGGTGAGTTTGCAGACGGTGTAATCACGCTTTATTCAAAAAAAGTCAAAGATTTAGGTAGAGGTAAATAA
- a CDS encoding helix-turn-helix domain-containing protein, with the protein MKLEKVLTFTEKEEELATLLTDVGLKRNVAKVLVYLANTNEATSRDIERGTDLRQPEVSIAMRTLNEKEWIENRESKAESKGRPVKIYCLSKPMKDIIDIIEAEKKKEIENQLKLIQKVREIVLS; encoded by the coding sequence ATGAAACTTGAAAAAGTGCTTACTTTCACAGAAAAGGAAGAAGAATTAGCAACACTTCTCACCGATGTAGGCCTTAAGCGCAACGTCGCAAAAGTGCTTGTATATCTTGCAAACACAAACGAGGCAACATCACGGGACATTGAACGCGGAACAGACCTCCGCCAGCCAGAAGTGAGCATTGCAATGCGTACACTCAATGAAAAAGAGTGGATTGAAAACCGCGAGAGTAAAGCTGAGAGCAAAGGCAGGCCTGTCAAGATCTACTGTCTTTCAAAACCAATGAAAGATATTATTGACATTATTGAAGCCGAGAAGAAAAAAGAAATTGAAAATCAGCTTAAATTAATTCAAAAAGTACGTGAAATAGTTTTATCATAG
- a CDS encoding transcription factor S yields the protein MMFCPECKSMLKSCDGKLKCPKCGFEKTIEDKSQLLKTKARVEKEITIVDEDENVPTLPTTKIRCPECGHDLAEWWLRQLRSADESEVRFFRCVKCKNTWREYD from the coding sequence ATGATGTTTTGTCCGGAATGCAAAAGCATGTTAAAATCCTGTGACGGAAAACTAAAATGCCCAAAATGCGGTTTTGAGAAAACCATTGAAGATAAATCACAACTTCTTAAAACAAAAGCAAGAGTGGAAAAAGAAATTACAATCGTTGATGAAGACGAAAACGTTCCAACACTCCCGACAACAAAAATCAGATGCCCTGAGTGCGGTCACGATCTGGCTGAATGGTGGCTTCGCCAGCTTCGTTCTGCTGATGAGAGTGAAGTCAGATTCTTCCGCTGTGTGAAATGTAAAAACACATGGCGCGAGTATGACTAA
- a CDS encoding SIMPL domain-containing protein, with the protein MSKISKFFIVGIVLLISMTTLIGCASAAEDQKLIHVSGTGKVTTDPDLVEISIAVQTENTDALVAQQENSKKMNSCIDALKATGLTEDEIKTTGYNIYSFTTDSDSPFGGEKKVYRVTNTVLVETGKIDMAGKIIDEAIANGANNVNYISFKLSDEKSNSLRSQAVKAAVDQARMDADSVALALGVQILGVQTVNVGQSYVPVVYQENYMMKGVAFDSAARETPIQADTVDVTASVSIDYIIR; encoded by the coding sequence ATGTCAAAAATATCTAAATTTTTTATTGTTGGAATTGTTCTGCTGATTTCAATGACAACCCTTATTGGTTGTGCATCAGCAGCGGAAGACCAAAAGCTGATTCATGTTTCCGGAACAGGCAAAGTTACAACTGACCCTGATCTCGTTGAAATTTCAATCGCTGTTCAGACTGAGAATACCGATGCTCTTGTTGCACAGCAGGAAAATTCAAAGAAGATGAACAGTTGCATCGATGCCTTAAAAGCAACCGGACTCACAGAAGATGAGATTAAAACCACCGGATACAACATCTACTCCTTCACAACAGACTCCGACTCTCCTTTTGGCGGGGAAAAGAAAGTATATCGTGTCACAAACACTGTTCTTGTTGAAACCGGAAAGATTGATATGGCAGGTAAAATAATTGACGAGGCAATAGCAAACGGTGCAAACAATGTCAACTATATCTCATTCAAACTCTCTGATGAAAAGAGCAACAGTCTTCGCTCACAGGCAGTAAAAGCCGCAGTGGATCAGGCACGTATGGATGCAGATTCCGTTGCATTGGCACTTGGTGTTCAGATTCTGGGCGTTCAGACTGTAAATGTCGGGCAGAGCTATGTGCCCGTTGTTTATCAGGAAAATTACATGATGAAGGGTGTAGCCTTTGATAGTGCCGCCCGTGAGACACCTATTCAGGCTGATACAGTTGATGTCACAGCATCTGTTTCAATAGATTATATCATCAGATAA
- a CDS encoding TATA-box-binding protein, giving the protein MKVNPEESLKIENIVASAKVAESLDLQMINEKIKDAEYNKKRFPGVVLRMQDPKIAALVFGSGKVVLTGAKSVDSLSKGLEILGKRLRDLDIDIPMELEYKIQNIVTSADLGSPINLNKIAVGFNLERIEYEPEQFPGLVYRLEEPKVVVLLFGSGKLIITGGKQPEDAKGAVQKILSDLSNLGLI; this is encoded by the coding sequence ATGAAGGTCAATCCGGAAGAGTCACTGAAAATCGAAAATATTGTGGCATCGGCAAAAGTTGCAGAATCACTTGATCTGCAAATGATAAATGAAAAAATAAAGGATGCGGAATACAACAAAAAAAGGTTCCCGGGCGTAGTTCTGAGAATGCAGGACCCAAAGATCGCAGCGCTTGTATTTGGATCAGGCAAAGTTGTTCTCACTGGTGCAAAGAGTGTTGACAGCCTTTCAAAAGGTCTTGAAATCCTCGGAAAAAGATTAAGGGATCTTGACATAGACATCCCAATGGAGCTTGAATACAAGATTCAGAACATTGTTACGTCTGCGGATCTTGGATCTCCAATAAACCTGAACAAAATTGCTGTAGGATTTAATCTTGAAAGAATCGAGTATGAACCCGAACAGTTCCCGGGTCTTGTCTACCGCCTTGAAGAGCCAAAAGTAGTCGTATTATTGTTTGGCTCAGGAAAACTCATTATTACAGGTGGAAAACAGCCTGAAGACGCAAAAGGTGCTGTTCAAAAAATTCTCTCAGACCTTTCAAACCTTGGATTGATTTAA
- a CDS encoding CDP-alcohol phosphatidyltransferase family protein: MNITALRPKFTGCLQPIAALFVKLRISPNMVSLLSLIAGIFAAYLFFIHMQAAGAIALLVSAVLDLVDGSVARKTGKESKFGAVFDWIVDKYVDSIVLLGIGLSGTAIISGIINPAGINPQTLDFAIASFAIIGSLMNTFIKPVTYAEAGFEKREDGKIDDPLERVGFFGRPETIIVLILGGLTGFIGPAVLIVAICTNLSALQRIIYLYLNL, from the coding sequence ATGAATATTACTGCGCTGAGACCGAAATTTACCGGATGTCTGCAACCCATTGCAGCTCTGTTCGTAAAATTGAGGATTTCTCCAAATATGGTCTCATTGCTATCACTCATTGCGGGTATTTTTGCTGCATATCTTTTTTTCATACATATGCAGGCAGCAGGTGCAATCGCACTTTTGGTATCAGCGGTACTTGATCTGGTTGATGGAAGTGTGGCAAGAAAAACAGGCAAAGAAAGTAAGTTCGGCGCTGTTTTTGACTGGATTGTAGACAAATATGTAGACAGTATCGTGCTGTTGGGAATAGGGCTATCAGGTACAGCTATCATCAGCGGTATCATAAACCCTGCCGGTATAAACCCGCAGACCCTTGACTTTGCAATAGCCTCATTTGCAATTATCGGTTCACTGATGAACACCTTCATTAAACCGGTTACATATGCGGAAGCAGGGTTTGAGAAAAGGGAAGACGGAAAAATTGACGACCCGCTTGAAAGGGTCGGGTTCTTTGGAAGACCCGAGACCATCATCGTATTAATCTTAGGCGGACTTACAGGTTTTATTGGCCCTGCCGTTTTGATTGTGGCAATATGCACCAATCTCTCGGCATTGCAGAGGATTATTTACCTCTACCTAAATCTTTGA